In the Solibacillus sp. FSL K6-1523 genome, one interval contains:
- a CDS encoding response regulator: MTNLTVFIVEDDPMVLDVNKSFLQRLSGFELVGEAMTGEEALSKIKKIKPNLILLDMFLPDMSGLQLFLKLRSERIPSDIIMITAARDSPTVQEFIRLGAIDYLIKPFRFERFQQALQNYHRQNKNLPNSNSLKQEDIDQWLGYESEELHLPKGLNDITMKQIGNELKNIRDPITSEQLAQNVGMARVTVRKYLDFLAGKGKVQIDLKYGTVGRPTKYYSLK, translated from the coding sequence ATGACAAATTTAACTGTTTTTATTGTAGAAGACGATCCAATGGTACTTGATGTAAATAAAAGTTTTTTACAAAGACTATCTGGTTTCGAATTAGTTGGAGAAGCTATGACAGGTGAAGAAGCTTTATCAAAAATCAAAAAAATAAAGCCCAATTTAATATTATTGGATATGTTCTTACCTGATATGTCTGGGCTACAACTTTTCTTAAAATTACGGTCAGAACGTATCCCATCTGACATTATTATGATTACGGCTGCCAGAGATAGTCCCACCGTACAAGAGTTTATCCGATTAGGGGCGATTGATTATTTAATCAAGCCTTTCCGTTTTGAGCGATTTCAACAAGCACTGCAAAATTATCATCGACAAAATAAGAATTTACCTAATTCAAATTCTCTAAAACAAGAAGATATTGATCAGTGGTTGGGCTATGAATCAGAGGAACTCCATCTGCCAAAAGGTTTGAATGATATTACAATGAAACAAATTGGAAATGAACTCAAAAACATTCGAGACCCTATTACTTCGGAACAGCTCGCGCAAAATGTTGGGATGGCGAGAGTAACTGTGCGAAAGTATTTAGACTTCTTAGCAGGTAAAGGTAAAGTTCAAATTGATTTAAAATATGGAACAGTTGGTCGTCCCACGAAATATTATTCTTTAAAATAA
- a CDS encoding DctP family TRAP transporter solute-binding subunit, translated as MKKIKIISKLSILFVILLILNACQTNAESYPIDYEQLGENERIVIRFSHVVGEDTPKGMAARKFAELIKQRSNGFIEVQIFSNGKLYKDGEEMDALQRGDVQMIAPATSKLTKLVPEISIYDLPFAFRSFDDIHNYSKSPAGHRLVEKLEVHNLIAFSIWDSGFKQLSNNVRPITHYSDLKGLQMRIMPSDILHKQFTTVGGSTKLIDFNNVFNELQNSSIDGQENTLSNFTSKSMYTLQNHLTISNHGYLGYFVLFNLEFWNSLPTDVKLLIYEVLEEVEQWEWEVAEKLNIEKLNEIEKCQCIDIEYLDEASMEEWEKEMLPVYDYYRAKYSNYYLNSLPKFKN; from the coding sequence ATGAAAAAAATAAAGATTATTTCGAAACTTTCAATATTGTTTGTCATTTTATTAATTCTTAACGCCTGTCAAACAAATGCTGAAAGTTATCCGATTGATTATGAACAATTGGGTGAAAATGAACGCATTGTTATCCGGTTCTCTCATGTCGTTGGAGAAGATACACCAAAAGGAATGGCTGCCCGAAAATTTGCGGAGCTTATAAAACAACGGAGCAACGGCTTTATAGAAGTACAAATTTTTTCAAACGGGAAACTTTATAAAGATGGCGAAGAGATGGATGCGCTCCAACGTGGCGATGTCCAAATGATTGCCCCAGCTACATCAAAGCTTACAAAACTCGTACCAGAAATTTCGATTTATGATTTACCTTTTGCTTTTCGTAGTTTTGATGACATTCATAACTATTCAAAAAGTCCAGCTGGTCATAGATTAGTCGAAAAATTAGAAGTCCATAATTTGATCGCCTTTTCCATTTGGGATAGTGGTTTTAAACAACTCAGTAATAATGTAAGACCCATTACGCATTATTCCGATTTAAAAGGCTTACAAATGCGCATTATGCCAAGCGATATTTTACATAAACAATTTACAACGGTTGGTGGCAGTACAAAGCTTATTGATTTTAATAACGTTTTTAATGAACTACAAAATAGTTCCATTGATGGACAGGAAAATACGTTATCCAATTTCACTAGTAAAAGTATGTATACACTTCAAAATCATTTAACGATAAGTAATCATGGCTATTTAGGCTATTTTGTATTATTCAATTTAGAGTTTTGGAACTCACTCCCTACGGATGTAAAGCTTCTTATTTATGAAGTTTTAGAAGAAGTTGAACAATGGGAATGGGAAGTGGCAGAAAAATTGAATATAGAAAAACTAAATGAAATCGAAAAGTGCCAGTGTATCGACATTGAATACTTAGATGAAGCCAGTATGGAAGAATGGGAAAAAGAAATGCTCCCTGTTTATGATTATTACCGCGCTAAATACAGCAACTATTATTTGAACTCGTTACCTAAATTCAAGAATTAA